A genomic region of Fodinisporobacter ferrooxydans contains the following coding sequences:
- a CDS encoding sugar phosphate isomerase/epimerase family protein, which yields MKLSYVTDSLGHLPFEQMLDFVVELGIDTIEMTTGGWSSAPHLNLDELLESNQKRNEFLNSLEKRNIKLCALNCSGNPLDPGKLGKEHREVTDKTMELANLLGVKKVVMMSGLPAGSPEDKIPNWITYTVSWPPVLKEILDYQWNEVAIPYWGKLVKKAEGCGVEKIALENFSSQLVYNPETLFRLRNAVGPIVGLNLDPSHLIWMGADPILAARELGEAIHHVHGKDVRLERHLSAVNGVLETKEITDVANRAWNYVAVGCGKDLQWWKEFFSVVKMMGYDAEVSLEMEDLTMSVEAGIRTSIDALKQTLSF from the coding sequence ATGAAATTATCATATGTAACAGATAGTTTGGGTCACTTGCCATTTGAACAAATGTTAGATTTTGTAGTGGAATTAGGGATCGATACGATTGAAATGACAACTGGTGGCTGGTCTTCTGCACCCCATTTAAATTTAGATGAACTATTAGAAAGTAATCAAAAAAGGAATGAATTTTTAAATAGTTTAGAAAAACGAAATATAAAACTGTGTGCTTTAAATTGCTCAGGAAATCCTTTAGATCCAGGGAAACTTGGAAAAGAGCATCGGGAAGTTACAGATAAAACGATGGAATTGGCTAATTTGTTAGGGGTAAAAAAAGTAGTTATGATGAGTGGTCTTCCAGCCGGAAGCCCTGAAGATAAAATTCCTAACTGGATCACTTATACTGTCAGTTGGCCTCCGGTTCTCAAGGAAATTTTAGATTATCAATGGAATGAAGTAGCGATTCCGTATTGGGGAAAATTAGTTAAAAAAGCTGAAGGATGTGGCGTTGAAAAAATTGCACTTGAAAATTTCAGCTCCCAATTAGTTTATAATCCTGAAACTTTATTTCGATTACGCAATGCAGTAGGTCCAATAGTGGGGTTAAACCTGGACCCAAGCCATCTCATATGGATGGGAGCTGATCCGATTTTAGCAGCTAGGGAATTAGGAGAAGCTATTCATCATGTTCATGGTAAAGATGTTCGGCTTGAGAGACACCTTTCAGCTGTGAATGGTGTGTTGGAAACCAAAGAAATAACGGATGTAGCGAATAGAGCCTGGAACTATGTAGCAGTAGGTTGCGGAAAAGACTTGCAATGGTGGAAAGAGTTTTTCTCCGTAGTTAAGATGATGGGATATGATGCAGAAGTTTCTTTGGAAATGGAAGATCTTACTATGTCTGTAGAAGCGGGGATAAGAACCTCAATTGATGCGCTAAAACAAACACTTAGCTTTTAG
- a CDS encoding AraC family transcriptional regulator, translating into MNLNKFLSGKSTLNEYIHRLNQNGASFQVHYWGVMQKHYDNLLHKHSFFEVCYVVEGEGIYIDDNHTYSLQENTLFLSKPEVLHQIKSEKGLFLLYVAFELIESESSEKWIRIMEIAKQCPVIVIQEKDDTPTTLLWKSLLIQASYRKHAFFEEMLSNIAYSLIISILQNFVPSLNHSNLENVPEVYSLLLTQAILYIHDNLASSLKLSEVAKHFHISGRHLSRIFVSELGVSYSKYVLDERIKKAVTLLKKSNLSIKEISEETGFISVQYFTRVFTSMMQISPARFRSLYVDSKTTEFSDN; encoded by the coding sequence TTGAATTTAAATAAATTTCTTTCTGGAAAAAGTACTTTGAATGAGTATATTCATCGTTTAAACCAAAATGGTGCATCTTTTCAAGTGCATTATTGGGGAGTCATGCAAAAGCATTATGACAATCTATTACACAAACATTCCTTTTTTGAAGTGTGTTATGTGGTTGAAGGGGAAGGAATTTATATAGATGATAATCATACCTATTCGCTTCAAGAGAATACACTTTTTTTATCAAAACCAGAAGTTTTGCATCAAATAAAAAGTGAAAAGGGACTATTTCTCTTATATGTTGCGTTTGAATTAATTGAATCTGAATCGAGTGAGAAATGGATAAGGATCATGGAGATAGCCAAACAATGCCCAGTAATAGTTATACAGGAAAAAGATGATACGCCCACGACTTTACTATGGAAATCTCTGCTTATCCAAGCATCATATCGCAAACATGCTTTTTTCGAAGAAATGCTTTCAAACATAGCATATTCCCTTATTATTTCAATACTACAAAATTTTGTTCCTTCTTTAAATCATAGTAATCTCGAAAATGTCCCAGAAGTGTATTCTTTACTCCTTACTCAAGCAATATTATATATTCATGACAATTTGGCGAGTTCTTTAAAACTTTCGGAAGTTGCAAAACATTTCCATATATCTGGCCGGCATTTGTCTCGAATCTTTGTATCAGAATTGGGAGTAAGTTACTCAAAATATGTTTTGGATGAACGAATAAAAAAAGCTGTCACATTACTCAAAAAATCGAATTTATCAATAAAAGAAATTTCTGAGGAAACGGGCTTTATATCTGTCCAATATTTTACTCGTGTTTTTACTTCTATGATGCAAATTTCACCCGCGCGTTTTCGCTCTCTGTATGTAGATTCAAAAACGACAGAGTTTTCGGATAATTGA
- the fba gene encoding class II fructose-1,6-bisphosphate aldolase: MKEMLTKAYKGKYAVGQFNINSFQWAEAILEAAEEEKSPVIVASSDRLVDYLGGFKTIETMINRIIEVKNITVPVALHLDHGSSVERCKEAIDAGYTSVMIDGSHHPIEENIVMTKQVVEYARLYQVSVEAEVGTVGGNEDGLIGGIQYADPQECLRIVKETEIDALAAALGSVHGPYQGEPKLGFAEMQEISELTNTPLVLHGGSGIPEYQIQKAIELGHAKINVNTECLQAWAKALRETLANDTEVYDARTILLPGKKAVKDTVKAKMREFKSSNKA, from the coding sequence ATGAAAGAAATGCTTACGAAAGCATATAAAGGGAAATATGCTGTCGGACAATTTAATATCAACAGCTTTCAGTGGGCAGAGGCTATTTTAGAAGCTGCAGAGGAAGAAAAATCTCCTGTCATTGTGGCTTCATCCGATAGACTCGTAGATTACTTAGGTGGATTTAAAACGATTGAAACTATGATCAATAGAATTATAGAGGTAAAGAACATCACCGTACCTGTAGCATTACATTTAGATCATGGCAGCAGTGTGGAACGATGTAAAGAAGCGATAGACGCCGGATATACTTCTGTAATGATTGATGGATCCCATCACCCGATTGAAGAAAACATTGTGATGACGAAACAAGTTGTAGAGTATGCACGTCTATATCAAGTTTCTGTCGAAGCAGAAGTTGGAACCGTTGGCGGCAATGAGGATGGGCTTATCGGTGGCATTCAATATGCAGATCCGCAAGAATGTTTGCGCATTGTGAAAGAAACAGAGATTGATGCATTGGCGGCGGCCCTTGGTTCCGTTCATGGGCCCTATCAAGGGGAGCCAAAATTAGGGTTTGCTGAAATGCAGGAAATCTCAGAGTTGACCAATACTCCACTTGTATTACATGGCGGTTCCGGTATACCGGAATATCAAATTCAAAAAGCAATCGAACTTGGTCATGCAAAAATTAATGTGAATACGGAGTGTTTACAAGCATGGGCAAAAGCTCTTCGTGAAACATTAGCAAATGACACCGAAGTGTATGATGCACGTACTATTCTTTTACCGGGTAAGAAAGCAGTTAAAGACACGGTAAAAGCTAAGATGAGAGAATTTAAATCAAGCAACAAAGCGTAA
- a CDS encoding sugar phosphate isomerase/epimerase family protein has product MKLALDPSMYTSLSLKEMVDKTAELGYEYIELSPREDFCPFYKYPKVDKNQIKQLKEYCRDAGVKISSLLPLYYWAGPEEDRRQAAVRNWKRAIEIAVELDVDLMNSEFNGTKHNPVVCEEMFIRSMDELIPVFEKEGVKLNLQAHPYDFIETNTGAVDMIRALDRSWINLVYSTAHTFYYDDGLGDIAPMFDYAGDRLTHVLFADTFNHKAAQGLRYIVNPPGVEATIHQHLNIGEGEVDFDTIFRKLREMEFDGIVTNAVFAWVDKADESSRFMLQKIKEGLEI; this is encoded by the coding sequence ATGAAATTAGCATTAGATCCATCGATGTATACAAGTTTGTCATTAAAAGAAATGGTAGATAAGACTGCGGAGTTAGGTTATGAATATATTGAATTATCACCCCGTGAAGATTTTTGCCCATTTTATAAATATCCTAAAGTAGACAAAAATCAAATTAAACAATTAAAGGAATATTGCCGGGATGCTGGCGTTAAAATTTCATCCTTATTGCCATTGTATTACTGGGCTGGACCAGAAGAAGATCGTCGTCAAGCAGCAGTGAGGAACTGGAAAAGGGCAATTGAGATTGCTGTTGAGTTAGATGTAGATTTAATGAACAGTGAATTTAATGGAACAAAGCATAATCCTGTGGTTTGTGAAGAAATGTTTATCCGATCCATGGATGAATTAATCCCCGTGTTTGAAAAAGAAGGAGTTAAGCTAAATTTACAAGCTCATCCGTATGATTTTATTGAAACCAATACAGGTGCAGTCGATATGATACGTGCCCTTGACAGATCATGGATCAATCTCGTGTACTCAACTGCACATACATTCTATTATGATGATGGACTTGGTGATATTGCACCAATGTTTGACTATGCGGGTGACCGGTTAACTCATGTATTATTTGCAGATACTTTTAATCATAAAGCAGCTCAAGGGCTACGCTATATCGTAAATCCTCCGGGAGTTGAAGCAACAATCCACCAACATTTAAATATTGGTGAAGGTGAAGTTGATTTCGATACGATCTTTAGAAAATTAAGAGAAATGGAATTTGACGGTATTGTTACAAATGCTGTATTTGCATGGGTGGATAAAGCAGACGAATCAAGCAGATTTATGTTGCAAAAAATAAAAGAAGGTCTTGAAATTTAG
- the iolD gene encoding 3D-(3,5/4)-trihydroxycyclohexane-1,2-dione acylhydrolase (decyclizing): MKTIRLTTAQALIKFLNQQYIQVDGQEIPFVEGVFAVFGHGNVLSIGQALEQDPGHLKVIQGKNEQGMAHAAIAFSKQMLRRKIYAVTASSGPGSANLVAAAGTALANNIPVLLLPADTFASRQPDPVLQQVEQEYSQAVTTNDALKAVSRYWDRVTRPEQLMSSLIRAFEVMTDPGKAGPATICIAQDVEGEAFDYDEKFFEKRVHYLDRKLPTDRELKGAAELIKASKKPVIVVGGGAKYSQAREILMDISERYNIPLVETQAGKSTVESTFKNNLGGLGITGTLAANKAARQADLIIGTGTRYTDFATSSKTAFNFDHAKFLNINVSRLQAYKLDAFQVVADAKITLEQLNPMLEEYTSEFGDVISELKEEWFAERDRLSKVTFSRENFTPEIKNHFSQEVLNEYADALNTEFSQTTALITINDTIDPESIIICSAGSLPGDLQRLWNTTVPNTYHLEYGYSCMGYEVSGTFGVKLADPAKEVYSFVGDGSFLMLHSEFITAIQYNQKINVLLFDNSGWGCINNLQMDHGMDSFHCEFRTHDNKILNIDYAKLAEAYGAKSYRANTIEELKAALEDAKKQEVSTLIEMKVLPKTMTDGYDSWWNVGVAEVSNKESIQKAHEFMQQKLQIVKQY; the protein is encoded by the coding sequence ATGAAAACGATCCGCTTAACAACAGCTCAAGCTTTAATTAAATTTCTGAATCAACAGTATATTCAAGTTGATGGTCAGGAAATCCCGTTTGTTGAAGGTGTCTTTGCAGTCTTTGGACATGGGAATGTTTTGAGTATTGGGCAGGCCCTTGAGCAAGACCCAGGCCATTTGAAAGTCATCCAAGGGAAAAATGAACAAGGGATGGCACACGCTGCAATCGCTTTTAGCAAACAGATGCTGCGACGTAAAATTTATGCGGTCACAGCTTCATCAGGTCCAGGTTCAGCGAACTTGGTAGCGGCAGCAGGTACAGCACTTGCAAACAATATTCCGGTTTTGCTTTTACCTGCGGATACATTTGCCTCAAGACAGCCTGATCCCGTATTGCAACAAGTAGAGCAAGAATATAGTCAGGCTGTTACAACAAATGATGCACTAAAAGCAGTTTCAAGATATTGGGATCGAGTCACTCGTCCTGAACAATTGATGTCAAGTTTGATTCGTGCCTTTGAAGTCATGACAGATCCCGGAAAAGCAGGCCCTGCAACCATTTGTATTGCACAGGATGTGGAAGGTGAAGCATTTGACTATGATGAGAAATTCTTTGAAAAACGTGTTCACTATCTGGATCGCAAATTGCCGACAGACCGCGAATTAAAAGGCGCTGCGGAATTAATAAAAGCAAGCAAAAAGCCGGTTATTGTTGTCGGTGGCGGCGCTAAATATTCCCAAGCGCGTGAAATTTTAATGGACATTTCAGAAAGATATAATATCCCGTTAGTTGAAACGCAAGCCGGTAAATCAACAGTAGAGTCAACTTTTAAAAATAATTTAGGTGGTTTGGGAATTACCGGAACATTAGCAGCTAATAAAGCTGCACGCCAGGCGGATTTAATTATCGGCACTGGCACTCGGTATACAGACTTTGCCACGTCTTCGAAAACAGCGTTCAACTTCGATCACGCAAAGTTTTTAAACATCAACGTAAGTCGTTTACAAGCTTATAAATTGGATGCATTCCAAGTTGTAGCTGATGCGAAAATAACATTAGAACAATTGAATCCCATGTTGGAGGAGTATACGAGTGAATTTGGAGATGTGATTTCAGAATTAAAAGAGGAATGGTTTGCAGAGCGTGATCGTTTAAGTAAAGTAACATTTAGCCGAGAAAATTTTACTCCTGAAATTAAAAATCATTTCTCGCAGGAAGTTCTAAATGAATATGCAGATGCTTTGAACACAGAATTTTCACAAACCACCGCTTTAATCACGATCAACGACACCATTGATCCAGAAAGTATTATCATTTGTTCGGCGGGATCCCTTCCAGGAGACTTGCAGCGGTTATGGAACACCACTGTGCCAAACACGTATCATCTTGAATATGGTTACTCTTGTATGGGGTATGAAGTATCAGGAACATTCGGGGTAAAATTAGCCGATCCAGCAAAAGAAGTTTATTCATTTGTGGGTGATGGCAGTTTCCTGATGTTGCATTCTGAGTTCATTACAGCTATTCAGTACAATCAAAAAATAAATGTCCTCCTCTTCGATAATTCTGGCTGGGGTTGTATTAATAACTTGCAAATGGATCATGGGATGGATAGTTTCCATTGTGAATTTCGAACACACGACAATAAAATTTTAAATATTGATTATGCAAAACTTGCAGAAGCATATGGTGCGAAATCGTATCGAGCGAACACGATAGAGGAACTGAAAGCAGCTTTAGAAGATGCAAAAAAACAGGAAGTTTCTACATTAATAGAAATGAAAGTGCTGCCCAAAACCATGACAGACGGCTATGATAGCTGGTGGAATGTCGGTGTTGCTGAAGTGTCTAATAAAGAAAGTATTCAAAAGGCACATGAATTTATGCAACAAAAATTGCAAATTGTAAAACAATATTAA
- the iolC gene encoding 5-dehydro-2-deoxygluconokinase: protein MKYEFNLEREYDMIAIGRACIDLNAVEYNRPMEETMTFHKYVGGSPANIAIGSSKLGLKAGFIGKLADDQHGRFIKQYMKSVGIDTSNMVVDTEGHKTGLAFTEIKSPEECSILMYRDDVADLYLSPSEVNEDYIKKAKILLVSGTALAKSPSREAVLKAVRLAKQNDVKIVFELDYRPYTWESTEETAVYYSLVAEQSNVVIGTRDEFNVMENVQVGNNEDRIRYLFNYSPDLIVIKHGVEGSYAYAKSGETFRGHAYLTKVLKTFGAGDSFASAFLYALVTGKEIDSALKYASASAAIVVSKHSSSEAMPTVEEIEQLIAEHEAKQYC from the coding sequence ATGAAATATGAGTTCAACTTAGAGAGAGAATACGACATGATTGCAATTGGCCGTGCATGTATAGATTTAAACGCAGTAGAATATAACCGCCCAATGGAAGAAACCATGACCTTTCACAAATATGTAGGTGGTTCACCCGCTAATATTGCAATTGGTAGTTCAAAATTAGGCTTGAAAGCAGGATTTATTGGGAAACTTGCTGATGACCAACATGGACGTTTTATTAAGCAATATATGAAAAGTGTTGGAATTGATACATCCAATATGGTGGTGGATACAGAAGGACATAAAACTGGATTAGCATTTACAGAAATCAAGAGTCCTGAAGAGTGCAGTATTTTAATGTACCGGGATGATGTTGCAGATCTTTACCTTTCACCTTCTGAAGTAAATGAAGATTACATCAAGAAAGCCAAGATATTGCTTGTTTCCGGGACAGCTCTGGCAAAAAGCCCTTCCCGTGAGGCTGTATTAAAAGCAGTTCGTCTTGCTAAACAAAATGACGTGAAAATCGTTTTTGAATTGGATTACCGTCCGTATACATGGGAGTCAACGGAAGAAACGGCTGTTTATTATTCATTGGTTGCAGAGCAATCCAATGTGGTCATTGGGACTCGTGATGAATTCAATGTGATGGAAAATGTTCAAGTTGGAAATAACGAGGATAGAATTCGCTATTTGTTTAACTATTCACCGGATTTAATTGTAATCAAACATGGTGTAGAAGGCTCCTATGCTTATGCAAAATCTGGAGAAACCTTTAGAGGGCATGCGTATTTGACGAAAGTATTAAAAACATTTGGTGCCGGTGACTCATTCGCTTCTGCTTTCTTATACGCTTTGGTAACAGGAAAAGAAATTGATAGCGCTTTAAAATATGCCAGCGCATCGGCTGCAATTGTTGTTAGCAAGCATAGTTCTTCGGAAGCAATGCCGACAGTAGAAGAAATCGAGCAACTTATTGCCGAGCATGAGGCGAAACAATATTGTTAG
- the iolB gene encoding 5-deoxy-glucuronate isomerase, protein MSQLLRKPNRSELSPGVTIVHEVTTENSPLKYIGFKVVDLASGARYSEELSKIECCIVVLTGRINFTDKEVAFENIGTRDSVFEQIPTDSVYVSNNRYFEVEAVSQARVVLCYSPSEKQLPTRLIKATDNMIENRGKFNNKRLVHNILPDSDPSANRLLVVEVYTNSGNWSSYPPHKHDRDNLPEESFLEETYYHEMNPRQGFVFQRVYTDDRALDETMTVENSDVVLVPAGYHPVGVPDGYTSYYLNVMAGPTRIWKFHNDPDHEWILKR, encoded by the coding sequence ATGAGTCAATTACTCCGAAAACCGAATAGAAGTGAATTGTCACCAGGAGTAACCATTGTTCATGAAGTGACAACCGAAAATTCACCTTTAAAATATATTGGATTCAAAGTAGTAGATTTGGCTTCGGGTGCTAGATATTCTGAAGAGTTGTCAAAGATAGAATGCTGCATTGTAGTGTTAACAGGAAGAATCAACTTTACAGATAAAGAAGTGGCATTTGAAAATATTGGGACTCGAGATAGCGTTTTTGAACAGATACCGACAGATAGTGTATATGTATCAAATAACCGTTATTTTGAAGTCGAGGCTGTAAGCCAAGCCCGGGTAGTACTTTGTTATTCACCTTCTGAAAAACAATTGCCTACAAGACTGATAAAGGCTACAGACAATATGATCGAAAATAGAGGCAAATTCAACAATAAACGTTTGGTGCACAATATTTTACCGGATTCTGATCCATCCGCTAATCGTTTACTTGTCGTTGAGGTATACACAAATAGCGGAAACTGGTCAAGCTATCCTCCGCACAAACATGATCGTGACAACTTGCCGGAAGAATCCTTTTTAGAAGAAACGTATTATCATGAAATGAATCCACGCCAAGGCTTTGTTTTTCAACGCGTCTATACGGACGACCGTGCGCTTGACGAAACAATGACTGTTGAAAATAGCGATGTGGTGTTGGTTCCGGCAGGTTATCATCCAGTTGGTGTGCCTGACGGTTACACATCTTATTATTTAAATGTGATGGCGGGACCAACACGTATTTGGAAATTCCACAATGATCCGGACCATGAATGGATTCTAAAGCGTTAA
- a CDS encoding CoA-acylating methylmalonate-semialdehyde dehydrogenase — MPEVLTKVRKIKNYINGEWVESNTTQYEDVYNPATKEIVAQVPLSTAEDVAYAVEVAKKAFDKWKTTPVQKRARILFNYHQLLIKHEEELARLITIENGKALFEAQGEVLRGIENVEFAAGAPSLTMGDSLSTIATDVEATNYRYPIGVVGGIVPFNFPMMVPCWMFPMAIAVGNTFILKSSEKTPLLTEKLAELLTEAGLPKGVFNVVYGAHDVVNGILDHPDVKVISFVGSKPVGEYVYKRASENLKRVQVLAGAKNHVIILNDADIEEAVTNVIGSSFGSAGERCMACSVLTVEEGIADQFLARLKEKTLEVKMGNGLDDGIFLGPVIREENQKRTLHYIEKGIAEGATLVCDGRERVSEEGFFIGPTIFDHVTTDMTIWKDEIFAPVLSVIRVKNLKEAVETANKSEFANGACIFTSNASSIRYFRENIDAGMLGVNLGVPAPMAFFPFSGWKSSFFGTLHANGKDSVDFYTRKKVVTARYKAPSFE, encoded by the coding sequence ATGCCAGAAGTACTAACAAAAGTAAGAAAAATTAAAAATTACATAAATGGTGAATGGGTTGAAAGTAACACTACCCAATATGAGGATGTTTACAATCCAGCAACAAAAGAAATTGTTGCTCAAGTTCCATTATCAACGGCAGAAGATGTTGCCTATGCTGTTGAAGTTGCAAAAAAAGCATTTGATAAATGGAAAACCACTCCGGTTCAAAAACGTGCGCGGATATTATTCAATTATCATCAATTGCTCATTAAACACGAAGAAGAGTTGGCACGCTTAATTACAATCGAGAATGGAAAAGCACTTTTTGAAGCACAAGGTGAAGTATTGCGCGGGATTGAAAATGTAGAATTTGCGGCCGGTGCACCTTCTTTAACGATGGGTGATTCATTGTCTACCATCGCAACAGATGTCGAAGCAACAAATTATCGCTATCCGATTGGTGTTGTTGGCGGCATTGTACCATTCAATTTTCCGATGATGGTACCTTGCTGGATGTTCCCAATGGCGATTGCAGTTGGTAATACGTTTATTTTAAAATCATCTGAAAAAACTCCGTTACTAACAGAAAAATTGGCAGAATTATTAACAGAAGCTGGACTTCCCAAAGGTGTATTTAACGTTGTATATGGGGCACATGATGTTGTGAATGGTATTTTGGATCATCCGGATGTGAAAGTTATTTCATTTGTTGGTTCCAAACCGGTTGGAGAATACGTTTATAAACGCGCCAGTGAAAATTTAAAACGTGTTCAAGTATTAGCAGGAGCTAAAAACCATGTGATTATCTTAAATGATGCGGACATAGAAGAAGCTGTTACAAACGTTATTGGTTCATCATTTGGTTCAGCAGGTGAACGTTGTATGGCATGTTCAGTTTTAACCGTGGAAGAAGGAATTGCAGATCAATTCTTGGCAAGATTAAAAGAAAAAACATTGGAAGTTAAAATGGGCAATGGTTTGGATGATGGTATATTTTTAGGTCCGGTGATTCGAGAAGAAAATCAAAAACGCACTCTACATTACATTGAAAAAGGAATCGCAGAAGGTGCAACACTCGTATGTGATGGACGAGAACGTGTATCTGAGGAAGGATTCTTTATTGGGCCCACGATTTTTGATCATGTAACAACAGATATGACAATTTGGAAAGATGAAATTTTTGCACCCGTGTTATCTGTCATTCGTGTGAAAAACCTAAAAGAAGCAGTTGAAACCGCAAATAAATCAGAATTTGCCAATGGTGCATGTATTTTCACATCCAATGCATCATCCATTCGTTACTTCCGTGAAAATATTGATGCAGGGATGTTAGGAGTAAACTTAGGGGTTCCAGCCCCAATGGCTTTCTTCCCATTCTCCGGATGGAAGTCTTCATTTTTCGGCACATTGCATGCGAACGGAAAAGACAGCGTTGATTTCTATACACGTAAAAAAGTTGTTACTGCACGTTATAAAGCACCATCATTCGAATAA
- a CDS encoding SDR family oxidoreductase, which yields MSICGKKVVVLGGSSGMGLATAQAVVEQGGHVMIASRTEQKLKSAADKVKKNVETYVLDATDEKAVQEFFDKVGNFDHLVSTAADGLTGDFLELPVSEARKTFESKFWGQYYAAKYGAPCMNQGGSITFCTGLLSRRPMHGYSILSAINGGIEALARAIAIEVNPIRVNVVSPGIVDTPLYENLSTEERIKYFNSLIKKLPVQKIGKSYDIAHAILYLMTNEFTTGTVLEVNGGHLLV from the coding sequence ATGAGTATTTGTGGAAAAAAAGTAGTGGTACTCGGAGGAAGTTCGGGTATGGGTCTTGCTACAGCACAAGCGGTTGTCGAGCAAGGCGGTCATGTAATGATTGCAAGTCGCACAGAACAAAAATTAAAAAGTGCAGCAGATAAAGTTAAGAAAAACGTTGAGACATATGTATTAGATGCAACGGATGAAAAAGCGGTACAAGAGTTTTTTGATAAAGTAGGGAATTTTGATCATCTAGTATCAACTGCTGCTGATGGATTAACAGGTGATTTTTTGGAGTTGCCGGTTTCCGAAGCGAGAAAAACATTCGAATCGAAGTTTTGGGGACAGTATTATGCTGCAAAATATGGTGCACCCTGCATGAATCAAGGAGGATCCATTACATTTTGTACAGGGCTCTTGTCTAGAAGACCCATGCATGGTTATTCCATTCTTTCCGCTATTAACGGGGGGATTGAGGCATTGGCAAGAGCCATAGCTATAGAGGTAAATCCTATTCGAGTTAATGTTGTATCGCCTGGAATTGTTGATACACCTCTTTATGAGAACTTATCAACGGAAGAACGAATTAAATACTTTAATTCACTAATAAAAAAACTACCTGTCCAAAAAATAGGAAAATCTTATGATATTGCTCATGCCATACTTTATTTAATGACCAATGAGTTTACTACAGGAACAGTTCTTGAGGTTAATGGTGGACATCTATTAGTGTGA
- a CDS encoding NAD(P)/FAD-dependent oxidoreductase yields the protein MIDLVIVGAGPAGLCAAIAAAENGLKVCILDEFIQPGGRLLGQLHQEPNGYWWNGIEEAHKLHKKAVQLGVDIHLGVSVYDLQKAEKGWFVYSSDKIFESMCLLLATGASETPIPVPGWTLPGVMSIGAAQVMSNVHRVKPGEKCVVIGVNVLSLAITRELQLCGVEIEGILLPHPNLVSGESADPERVMQSLLRLSHLAPSPFIRFGGKWVTPKLAVQFFPKKGFKMWGIPIQVRSRVLSILGEKQVEAVRIANVTPSGDSIPGTEKEISVDFVCIAGGLTPLSELAAIAGCPFQFFAELGGYIPLHNEYMQTDVQGLYVAGNITGIESAKVAMAQGKVAGLTISKDLKALKDITKIEDAVKNVVVTRRNAMIQFHPGIEKARTELYNEFSRSRGKMISI from the coding sequence ATGATTGATCTTGTAATCGTTGGTGCGGGTCCTGCCGGGTTATGTGCGGCTATTGCTGCTGCAGAAAACGGATTAAAGGTGTGTATACTAGATGAGTTCATTCAGCCAGGGGGGCGTTTGCTCGGTCAATTGCATCAAGAACCAAACGGCTACTGGTGGAACGGAATTGAAGAAGCACATAAACTCCATAAAAAAGCTGTTCAACTGGGAGTGGATATTCACTTAGGTGTATCAGTATATGATTTACAAAAAGCTGAAAAAGGTTGGTTCGTTTATTCGAGTGATAAAATCTTTGAATCAATGTGTTTATTGCTTGCAACTGGAGCATCAGAGACTCCCATTCCTGTTCCTGGCTGGACACTGCCGGGTGTAATGTCTATAGGTGCAGCTCAAGTCATGAGCAATGTTCATCGGGTAAAGCCGGGAGAAAAATGTGTAGTCATCGGTGTTAACGTACTCTCTCTAGCTATCACAAGGGAATTGCAATTATGCGGTGTGGAGATTGAAGGGATCTTGCTTCCGCATCCAAATCTAGTATCTGGGGAGTCTGCAGATCCAGAACGGGTGATGCAGTCACTTCTTCGATTATCACATTTGGCGCCTTCTCCTTTCATCCGGTTTGGCGGAAAGTGGGTAACTCCTAAGCTGGCTGTTCAGTTTTTCCCGAAAAAAGGGTTTAAAATGTGGGGCATTCCCATTCAGGTTCGAAGTAGGGTTCTAAGCATACTTGGGGAAAAACAAGTGGAAGCAGTACGTATCGCCAATGTTACTCCTAGTGGTGATAGTATTCCCGGAACTGAAAAAGAAATATCTGTAGATTTTGTTTGTATCGCGGGTGGGCTTACCCCATTATCGGAACTTGCCGCAATTGCTGGTTGTCCATTTCAGTTTTTTGCTGAATTAGGTGGGTATATTCCTTTGCATAATGAATACATGCAGACTGATGTACAAGGCTTATATGTAGCAGGCAATATCACAGGGATTGAAAGCGCTAAGGTAGCAATGGCCCAAGGTAAGGTAGCTGGTCTTACGATCTCTAAAGATCTCAAAGCTTTAAAGGATATAACAAAAATAGAAGATGCCGTTAAGAATGTGGTGGTAACTCGGCGCAATGCTATGATTCAATTCCATCCGGGGATCGAAAAAGCACGCACAGAGCTTTATAATGAATTTTCACGATCTCGTGGAAAAATGATCTCTATTTAA